The proteins below are encoded in one region of Apium graveolens cultivar Ventura chromosome 4, ASM990537v1, whole genome shotgun sequence:
- the LOC141720751 gene encoding deSI-like protein At4g17486 gives MTEVKLHIYDVTNSDSDKTNNTIVQINKIFKDRIGLGGIFHSAIQVFGDEEWSFGYCEEGSGVFSCPSGKNPMYTYRECVVLGKTNLSISKFNQILRELSREWPGESYDLLSKNCNHFCDELCERVGVPKLPGWVNRFANAGDTAVEIAGNTAFRFRQAKTEIVSASKVAYRFLLGANSNAAASSESSGISNRGTPRFQATWFKNLVSTPKPTESSEVGVRSGDSLLHRGQT, from the exons ATGACGGAAGTGAAGCTACACATTTACGACGTTACTAATAGTGATTCTGATAAGACTAATAACACAATTGTTCAAATTAATAAGATCTTTAAAGATCGTATCGGTCTCGGCGGTATTTTTCACAGCGCCATTCAG GTTTTTGGGGATGAAGAATGGTCATTTGGCTATTGTGAAGAAGGCTCTGGCGTTTTTAGTTGCCCTTCCGGAAAGAATCCGATGTATACGTATCGCGAATGTGTTGTCCTTGGTAAAACTAACCTTTCTATCTCTAAATTTAATCAGATTCTAAGGGAACTTAGTAGAGAGTGGCCTGGAGAATCTTATGACTTGCTCTCCAAAAACTGCAATCACTTCTGCGATGAGCTTTGTGAAAGAGTCGGTGTGCCTAAACTTCCTG GTTGGGTTAACAGATTTGCTAATGCTGGTGATACTGCTGTAGAAATAGCTGGAAACACGGCTTTTCGT TTTAGGCAGGCTAAAACTGAGATTGTATCAGCTAGCAAGGTAGCATATCGGTTTCTTCTGGGTGCTAATTCGAATGCAGCTGCCTCTTCAGAGTCCTCAGGAATATCAAATAGAGGAACTCCTAGGTTCCAAGCTACGTGGTTCAAAAACCTTGTATCTACTCCAAAACCAACTGAAAGTTCAGAAGTGGGAGTACGATCTGGGGATAGTCTGTTGCATAGAGGACAGACATGA
- the LOC141720753 gene encoding uncharacterized protein LOC141720753, whose product MECAKVPCGIRKVKKKQVKDELDRIKQAEKKKRRLEKALATSAAIRSELEIKLLKKKEEQRRLDEEGAAIAEAVALNVLLGEDSDDLCKIMLKKNEEFKPWDSAGKSDFFLGGSRSGLSHGELWTHSLEGADRISNMCRSGCTWKEYNSNGWTVSTGPLIKNVNMPYIDKQGWEVKDVSAGVIAAQAVSSLKIAEDSRADKFLFNQMLRG is encoded by the coding sequence ATGGAATGTGCTAAAGTGCCATGCGGCATCAGAAAAGTAAAGAAGAAGCAAGTTAAGGATGAGTTAGATCGCATCAAACAGGCGGAGAAGAAGAAGAGGCGCTTGGAAAAAGCCCTAGCTACTTCAGCAGCAATCCGTTCTGAACTTGAAATAAAGCTGCTGAAAAAGAAAGAAGAACAACGAAGGCTTGATGAGGAAGGGGCTGCAATTGCTGAAGCAGTCGCTTTGAATGTGCTACTTGGTGAAGACTCAGACGATTTATGTAAGATCATGCTGAAGAAGAATGAAGAGTTCAAACCTTGGGACAGTGCTGGCAAGTCTGACTTTTTTTTGGGTGGAAGTAGAAGTGGTCTTTCTCATGGAGAACTCTGGACGCATTCACTGGAAGGAGCTGATAGGATTTCTAACATGTGCAGATCGGGATGCACGTGGAAGGAATACAACAGTAATGGGTGGACAGTCTCAACTGGACCTCTTATAAAGAATGTCAACATGCCATATATTGATAAGCAAGGTTGGGAGGTTAAAGATGTCTCTGCAGGTGTTATAGCTGCGCAAGCTGTTTCATCACTTAAAATTGCAGAAGATTCGCGAGCAGACAAGTTTCTTTTCAATCAAATGCTTAGAGGGTAA